AGAATCTCTTACAAAATCAAGAAACTTAGCAACAATAAACCTTGTAACAGAAGTAGGTATTGATGATATGTATAAAGGTTTAGAATCTTATGGAATAACTGGAATTCCAAGAGACTTATCAATTACCCTTGGTTCTTTTTCTATTTCGCCGCTTAACTTAAGTAAAGCATATAGTGTGTTTTCGAATAACGGAATCCAAGTTACTCCATATATGATAAATAGTATAGAAAATAGTAAAGGTGAAGTTACAAATTTTGAGCCAATCGAAAAGTATGTTAACTCTCCAGAACAAACTTTTTTAATGAAGTCAATATTAAATGATGTAGTGACAAGAGGAACAGGACGACGTGCTAATGTAAAAGGAATTGATTTGGCAGGGAAAACTGGAACAACAAATAGTAATGTCGATGCATGGTTCTGTGGTTTTTCTCCAACTATTCAAACAATTGTATGGTATGGAAAAGACAATAATACACCTATGAGAAAAAGTGAAGGTGGAGGATCAACAGCAGCTCCTGCTTTTTCACATTTCTTTAAAAAATATTTAGAAATTCATCCTGAAATAGAAAGAAATTTTAAGATACCAAATAATATAAAGACTTCTATTATTAATGGTAAAAAAGAATACTATACAGATATTTCTCCACTTCCTGAAATTGAGATTCCAATGGTATCAGAAAATCCTAATGAAGATGCTATTGAATTCTAAAACTAGTATTTATCTTACATATAAATATCAAAACATAAAAAAAGGCTAGTCCAAATTGGACTAGCCTTTTTTCTTTTTGTTAAAATATTAACAAGAATAAGTTGATTTAAATTCGAATGCTGTAGGTCTAGCTTCATCAGGCCAAACTTGAGTTTCAAATTTATAGTGTTGATAAGTATCTACCATATCTTCCGTAAATACTGGTTTTAAGAAATCATTATCTCTAATTAAAGCTTCTAATGAACCTCTTAAAGTATGAGGCATTTGAGGAATATTTCTTTCTCTAATCTCATCTAATGGCATTTCAAATAAATCTTCATCCATTGGACCAATTGGTTCAATTTTATTAGCAATTCCATCAAGACCAGCCATTAACATAGCAGCAAATGCTAAGTAAGGACAAGAAGTTGAATCTGGGAATCTCATTTCAATTCTAGTTGCTTTTTCACCAGCTCCATAAGGAACTCTACAAGAAGCAGATCTATTTTGAGAAGAATAAGTTAAGATTGAAGGAGCTTCAAACCCTGGAATTAATCTTTTGTAAGAGTTAGTTGATGGGTTAGTAAATGCAGCAACTGCTCTAGCGTGTTTAAAGATTCCACCAACATAGTGTCTAGCCATTTCAGAAAGGTTACCATACTCACCTTCTGTATAGAATAAGTTTTTACCATCTTTCCAGATTGATTGGTGAACGTGCATACCATTTCCATTATCACCAAATAAAGGTTTTGGCATAAATGTACAAGATTTACCATTTAAGTGTGCAACCATTTTACAAACGTATTTATATTTTTGTACGTTATCAGCAGCTTCAATTAAGTCTCCAAATACGATACCAATTTCACCTTGAGCTTGTGCAACTTCGTGGTGCCCTAAAACAACCTCTAGTCCTACTTGCTCTAAAATTTGCATCATTTCAGCTCTTAAATCAACCATAGAATCAGTTGGTTGAACTGGGAAGTAACCACCTTTTGTTCTTGGTCTATGTCCAATATTTCCACCTTCAAAATCAGAAGAATCTGACCACTCACCCTCTTCAGAATCTACTTTATAGTAAGACTCATTGATAGAATCAATGATTTTTACATCATCAAAAATAAAGAATTCATTTTCAGGTCCAAAGTAAGCAACATCACCAACACCAGACTCACTTAAATGAGTTAATGCTTTTTTAGCAATAGATCTTGGACATTTTTCATACATTTGACCTTTATAAATATCATAAACATCACAAAATACGATAATTGTTGAATCAGCAGTGAATGGATCTAAAAATGCAGTACCAACATCTGGCTTTAATAACATATCTGATTTATTAATTGGTTGCCATGCATCAACAGAAGAACCATCAAAAGGCATTCCTAATGATAATTGATCAGCTGTAACTGCACTCATCATATACGTTAAGTGATGCCACATCCCTTTCATATCTGTAAATCTAAAATCTACAAATTGTACTTCATTCTCTTCACAATATTTGAAAAACTCTTCGTTATTGTTAACAAATTTACCCATGTATAAACTCCTTAAAATTATTAACAAATATTGTATCAAAATAAAAAAAATGTAAGCTAAAAAAAATGTATAAAAAATATACAATGTATTATTTTTTATAATGTATCATCTAAAAAAGTGTTTAAAAAGTAACTAGTTGTTTATCTCTATTTTTAAAGGTCACGCATTTTGAATAACCAATATCTTTTGCAAAATTTACAAGCTCATCATATTTAAATCCTATTTGTTCAACTGCATGAGCATCAGAAGAGAATGTAATAGGAATATTTAATTCATATGCCATGGATAGTAAATCTTTAGAAGGATATGCTTCACCAATAGGTTTTCTTAAACCTGCTGCATTTATCTCTAAAACCATTTCTGATTTTTTTATTGCTTTTAATGCATTTTTAGCAAGTAATCTTATATCTTTATTTGGTAGATACTTAAATACTTTTATTAAATCTAAGTGCCCAACAATATCAAAATATCTAGAATTTGCCATTTGCTCAATTGCAGTAAAATAATCTATCCAAATATCATCTATATTTTTTTCTTTATATTTACCTATAAACTCTGGATTGTCAAAGCCCCATAAAGAGCTATTTTTTTCTTGAATAAAATGAACAGAGCCTATTAGATAATCCACGTCTGAATTTATAATTTCATCTAATATTAAATCTTTGTTCTGCATAAAATCGACTTCATAAGCCAGTAAAATTTCAATATCGTTTTTATACTTTTCTTTTAAAGTTTTTACTTCATTTTCATAGAAATCTTTCTCTGAAATATCCATACGATATTTAGGATCAAAATTCATTGGAGCATGTTCTGAAAATCCAAAAATATCAATCTTCATTTCAATTGCTTTTTGAACATACTCCTCCATACTACCAACTGCATGATTACAAAGAGTTGTATGATTATGTAAATCTACCCTAACTTTTTCACTCAAGATATACTCTTTCAATTTAATATGCCCGCACCTTTTATAGCTGTACTTCTATCTTCTGCATAAACTCTTTTTCCATCAATAATATCATATTTCCAAATAGGAGCAGCAGCTTTAAAATCTTCCACAAATTCATCTATCATTTCTAAGGCAACTCTTCTTTTAGGCGAACAAACAGCAGCTATATAAGAACTTTCATGATTTAAGACATCACCTCTACTATGTGCCATTAGAACAATTGCATTTTTTTCTTTTGCTTTCTCTTGCCAAGCATTAAACCAATTATTTAATATTGGTTCATAAATATCAAAACTTAAACCATCAATTCCATTTTCATCTCTAACTACACCATTAAATGTAATAATTGCTCCATAATTTGAATTTTTAAATTCATCAAACCAATTTGCATTTATTTTATTTACATCTAAAGGCCCATCACATAAAATTAAATTCTGCACATTAACCACCACATACTGGAGGAAGTAGCGATATTCTATCACCATCATTCAATGCAACATCTTTTGAGGAAATTAAAGTGTCATTTATTGCAACTGCACAAGTCTCTAACCATGTTGATACTTGCTCATCATTCTTTAAAATTGAACTTAATTCACTTAAATTAGTAATTTCTACTTCCATTGCGTTTTTGTTAATTGGGCCTAAGAATTCTACCTTAACCATTTTAACCCCTTATTTACAAATTTTTTAGTATTATATCGAATTTAATTTAATGTTAGGATGAGCTAAATCAATGATATTTGCAAAAATTGACTTTATAAACTTACTACCTTTTCACGTCTATATAAAAAAGAATATAAGATCAAACCAAATAAAATCTATAATTCAATATAAAAAGTCGTATCCAGCTGATATAAACCGAAAATTTAAAAAAAGAAAAGTTGATTCAGCTTTCATCTCTTCAATTACTTCAAGAGGTGAAAAAAGATTAAACCTTGGAATAGTAGCAAAAAATGATGTTCAATCAGTTATCTTAATTCCAGGAATTCCCAAAGATGATTTTCAAAGTGAAACTTCAAATGCCTTAGCAAAAGTATTAGATTTAAAAGGCGAAGTTTTAATAGGAGATAAAGCATTAAAATATTTCCACGAAAATAAAGATAAAGAATTTATAGATTTAGCAAAAGCTTGGAAAGATAAATATAAACTTCCTTTTGTATTTGCGACACTTTGTTACTCTAAAAATGGAAAAATGTTAGAAAAAATTATTAAAGGATTTAATAAAAAACATATTAAAATTCCGCAATATATTTTAAACTCTTATTCAAGAAGATCAGGGATATCTAATAAAAACATTTTAGAATATCTTGAAAAAATAGATTATGATATAGGGGAACAAGAAACAAGAGCTCTAAAAAAATTTCTTAAACTTACAAAATAAAAAGGTTATAAATGGATATTATTGATTCAATAATTTTAGGAATCATAGAAGGAATTACTGAATTTCTACCTATCTCTTCAACAGGTCATCTAATTGTTGCAAGTGAATTTTTAGGAATAGACCAAAATTCTGTTACGAAAGCATATGAAGTGATTATTCAATTTGCTGCTATTTTAGCAGTTGTTTTAAACTATCCAAGTAAATTTACTTTCAAACATATTGATTTATGGACTAAAATTTTTATTGCTTTCTTACCTATTGCAGCTATTGGTTTTCTTTTTTCAAATCAAGTAAAAGCATTATTTTCACTTGAAGTAGTTGCTATTATGTTTATTATTGGAGGAATTGTATTTTTAATAGTTGAAAAATTTTATGATGAATCAAAACATATAACAAGTGATGTTGAAGATGTCACATATAAACAGTCTTTATATATAGGATTAGCACAAATTTTTGCGCTAATCCCTGGTACAAGTAGAGCTGGTTCAAGTATTATTGGAGCTATGTTAGTTGGACTTAATAGAAAAGCTAGTGCAGAATTTTCTTTTCTTTTAGCCTTTCCTGTTATGTGTGCTACTACAGGATATGATTTATTAAAACACCATAATGAATTATTTTCAGATGCAAATTTAATGAATCTTCTAGTTGGATTTGTTATCTCATTTTTAGTTGCATTTATTGCAATTAAACTATTTCTAAAATTCTTAGAAAACTTTACTTTTGTTGCATTTGGAATTTATAGAATTCTATTTGGTATCATTCTACTTATTGTTATGTAGAATGATATCAACTATGGATTCAACTGCATCACAGTTAATTGAATTGACTAATTTTTTACTCATCAAATAATTATCTTTTTTTAATATATCAATAAGTACATCTTCATTTAAATCTTTTTCACGTGATATATAACAAAGACCCTTTTCTTCTAAAAATTTTGCATTAGTATATTGATGATCTTTTGCAGCATAAGGATAGGGAATAAAAAGTGTTGGTAAAGAATTAGCACTTAATTCCCAAAGAGTTGAAGCACCAGCTCTACTAATTGCAAAATCGGCTTCATTCATCTTTTTTGATAGCTCTTTAGTAAAAGCAAAAACATCAACATCAATCTTCATTTCTTTATAGGCTTTAGTAACACGCAAGATATCAGCTTTACCTGTTTGATGGATTATTCTTAAACCTAATTTGTCTAATCTAGGTGCAACTTTTATTGCAAAATTATTAATTGCTTGTGCCCCTTGAGAACCACCTAAAAAGATTACAGTTTTTAAATCATCTCTAATTCTTGCATTATTAAAAAATTCTTCTGATACAGGATAATCTTTTATTAATGATTTATCATCAAAAGAAGAGAATATTTCAGTTGCAAATTTTGAAGTTAGTTCATTTAATCTACCCATCACAGAATTTTGTTCATGTATATATAGTTTGCAACCCCAAGATAAAATTGAAGCAAAAGTGGCAGGAGCAGCAGAAAACCCACCTACGCTAATCACTGTTTTTACATTATTTTTACTATAAATATTAAAACATTGATTCATTGCTTTAAATATTTGAAACAAAGAACTAAGTTTTCCTAGACCTTTTTTATTTACTACTCCTTTAGTATCTAAAAAGATAGTCTTTTTTAATCTTTTATCCCCTTCAAACCAAGTTTTATCTTGACCATTTATTGAACCAATAAAAATAGGTTTTATTCCTCTTTTATTAAACTCTTCAATAAATGAATCCGCAACTTTTAAATGTCCACCAGTACCACCACCAGTTATAACAACTGAACCCTTCATATTTACCTAACCTTTTTATTCATATCTACTGATTTACTAATTGAAAGAACTAATCCAATTGCAACTGACATTGATAACATGGATGAACCACCATAACTTAAAAGTGGAACTGCGATACCTTTTATTGGAATCATTCCTGATATTCCATAAGAATTTATTAAAAATGCAATAATAATCATTAATGCAATACCAATAGTAAATAAATGATATATTTTATTTTCAACTCTTCCACTAATTTTAAAAATTCTTAACACTATTAAAAACATAATTATCGTAATAAAAACTAAGCCTAATAATCCCAGTTCTTCTGTAATCCCTGCTAAAACAAAATCTGTATGAACCTCACTTAAAAAACCTAATTTTATATTTCCAAAGCCAACACCTTGCCCAAATACCCCTCCATTATGCATTGCATTTAGAGAATGAGATACTTGATAAGGTTCAGGAAGTTCATCAATTCTTAAATAATTATCAGCCCATTCAGGTAAAATAGATAAAATTCCATCTTGTACCATCGCCCACCATGAAAAAATTCTTTGAATTCTATGAGGAGCAGCAACAATTAAACCAATTAATGCAATAACTCCAACAACACCAAGAGAAACAAAAACTTTATAACTTCTATTTGCAAAAATAAGAAGAATAAATAAAATTCCACCTAATAAAACAACTTGTCCTAAATCTTTTTGTAAAAATGCAATTATAAAAACCACTACAAAAAATGTTAAGAAATATGGAGCTAAGAGTAAAAACTCTTGTTTCAATCCAATTTTTCTTGGAACCTCAATTAATCTTCTATGAAAAGACCAAGATAAAAAATA
This window of the Arcobacter sp. LA11 genome carries:
- a CDS encoding undecaprenyl-diphosphate phosphatase gives rise to the protein MDIIDSIILGIIEGITEFLPISSTGHLIVASEFLGIDQNSVTKAYEVIIQFAAILAVVLNYPSKFTFKHIDLWTKIFIAFLPIAAIGFLFSNQVKALFSLEVVAIMFIIGGIVFLIVEKFYDESKHITSDVEDVTYKQSLYIGLAQIFALIPGTSRAGSSIIGAMLVGLNRKASAEFSFLLAFPVMCATTGYDLLKHHNELFSDANLMNLLVGFVISFLVAFIAIKLFLKFLENFTFVAFGIYRILFGIILLIVM
- a CDS encoding FtsW/RodA/SpoVE family cell cycle protein; its protein translation is MHSNKNQIKDNNKKNSIFEADYILFLLVSLLITMSIIFSYSLSIYTVEYYGYNQFHFFIRQLFVGTLSIFIMWIFSRMEPDKVVNHVGMGLFILFFILMAIMPILPTSMVTASGGANRWIRLPGFSLSPVEFFKIGFIYFLSWSFHRRLIEVPRKIGLKQEFLLLAPYFLTFFVVVFIIAFLQKDLGQVVLLGGILFILLIFANRSYKVFVSLGVVGVIALIGLIVAAPHRIQRIFSWWAMVQDGILSILPEWADNYLRIDELPEPYQVSHSLNAMHNGGVFGQGVGFGNIKLGFLSEVHTDFVLAGITEELGLLGLVFITIIMFLIVLRIFKISGRVENKIYHLFTIGIALMIIIAFLINSYGISGMIPIKGIAVPLLSYGGSSMLSMSVAIGLVLSISKSVDMNKKVR
- a CDS encoding MqnA/MqnD/SBP family protein — encoded protein: MIFAKIDFINLLPFHVYIKKNIRSNQIKSIIQYKKSYPADINRKFKKRKVDSAFISSITSRGEKRLNLGIVAKNDVQSVILIPGIPKDDFQSETSNALAKVLDLKGEVLIGDKALKYFHENKDKEFIDLAKAWKDKYKLPFVFATLCYSKNGKMLEKIIKGFNKKHIKIPQYILNSYSRRSGISNKNILEYLEKIDYDIGEQETRALKKFLKLTK
- the glnA gene encoding type I glutamate--ammonia ligase, whose protein sequence is MGKFVNNNEEFFKYCEENEVQFVDFRFTDMKGMWHHLTYMMSAVTADQLSLGMPFDGSSVDAWQPINKSDMLLKPDVGTAFLDPFTADSTIIVFCDVYDIYKGQMYEKCPRSIAKKALTHLSESGVGDVAYFGPENEFFIFDDVKIIDSINESYYKVDSEEGEWSDSSDFEGGNIGHRPRTKGGYFPVQPTDSMVDLRAEMMQILEQVGLEVVLGHHEVAQAQGEIGIVFGDLIEAADNVQKYKYVCKMVAHLNGKSCTFMPKPLFGDNGNGMHVHQSIWKDGKNLFYTEGEYGNLSEMARHYVGGIFKHARAVAAFTNPSTNSYKRLIPGFEAPSILTYSSQNRSASCRVPYGAGEKATRIEMRFPDSTSCPYLAFAAMLMAGLDGIANKIEPIGPMDEDLFEMPLDEIRERNIPQMPHTLRGSLEALIRDNDFLKPVFTEDMVDTYQHYKFETQVWPDEARPTAFEFKSTYSC
- a CDS encoding molybdenum cofactor biosynthesis protein MoaE: MQNLILCDGPLDVNKINANWFDEFKNSNYGAIITFNGVVRDENGIDGLSFDIYEPILNNWFNAWQEKAKEKNAIVLMAHSRGDVLNHESSYIAAVCSPKRRVALEMIDEFVEDFKAAAPIWKYDIIDGKRVYAEDRSTAIKGAGILN
- a CDS encoding MoaD/ThiS family protein; this translates as MVKVEFLGPINKNAMEVEITNLSELSSILKNDEQVSTWLETCAVAINDTLISSKDVALNDGDRISLLPPVCGG
- a CDS encoding UDP-N-acetylglucosamine--N-acetylmuramyl-(pentapeptide) pyrophosphoryl-undecaprenol N-acetylglucosamine transferase, yielding MKGSVVITGGGTGGHLKVADSFIEEFNKRGIKPIFIGSINGQDKTWFEGDKRLKKTIFLDTKGVVNKKGLGKLSSLFQIFKAMNQCFNIYSKNNVKTVISVGGFSAAPATFASILSWGCKLYIHEQNSVMGRLNELTSKFATEIFSSFDDKSLIKDYPVSEEFFNNARIRDDLKTVIFLGGSQGAQAINNFAIKVAPRLDKLGLRIIHQTGKADILRVTKAYKEMKIDVDVFAFTKELSKKMNEADFAISRAGASTLWELSANSLPTLFIPYPYAAKDHQYTNAKFLEEKGLCYISREKDLNEDVLIDILKKDNYLMSKKLVNSINCDAVESIVDIILHNNK
- a CDS encoding histidinol-phosphatase HisJ; translated protein: MSEKVRVDLHNHTTLCNHAVGSMEEYVQKAIEMKIDIFGFSEHAPMNFDPKYRMDISEKDFYENEVKTLKEKYKNDIEILLAYEVDFMQNKDLILDEIINSDVDYLIGSVHFIQEKNSSLWGFDNPEFIGKYKEKNIDDIWIDYFTAIEQMANSRYFDIVGHLDLIKVFKYLPNKDIRLLAKNALKAIKKSEMVLEINAAGLRKPIGEAYPSKDLLSMAYELNIPITFSSDAHAVEQIGFKYDELVNFAKDIGYSKCVTFKNRDKQLVTF